Sequence from the Streptomyces sp. NBC_00440 genome:
AGCAGGACCCCGTACCGGTCGCAGATCCTGCGCAGTTCGCGCCAGTACCCGTCCGGCGGGACCAGCGCGCCGCGCCCGTTCTGCACCGGCTCGGCGAAGACGGCCGCGACGGTTTCGGGGCCCTCCTCCAGAATGGCGGCCTCGATCGCCCGCACGCACTCCAGCTCGTCGGCGGGCCCGCAGTCGCCGGTGTGGCCAAGCGTGTTGGGCACATGCCGGATACCGGGCAGCAGCGGCAGGAACGGATCGCGGATCTTCGGAAGGCCGGTGACGGACAGGGCGCCCAGGGTGACACCGTGGTACGACATGTCACGGCTGATGATCTTCGTACGCTCGGAGTGGCCCTGGCTGCGGTGGTACTGCCGGGCGAACTTGATCGCCGTTTCGACGGCCTCGGAGCCGGAGTTCACGAACCACGTGACATCCAGGTCGCCCGGGGCCAGTTCGGCGATCAGGCTCGCCGCTTCCACGGCGGGCGGGTGCGCGGCGCCCCAGTTGGTCGAGTAGGCCAGTGTCTCCATCTGCCGGGTGGCTGCCGTGACGATGTCCCCGCGGCTGTGCCCCATGTTCACGCAGAACAGGCCCGCCAGACCGTCGAGGAAGCGCCGGCCCTGTTCGTCGTACAGATAGCATCCCTCGCCGCGGACGAAGACCGGCAGTTCATCGCTCTGCCAGACGTCCTGGCGGGTGAAGTGCTGGCCCAGATGGCGCTGCGCCCTGGCACGGAACGCGGACTCGGTGGTCACGATGGATCTCCCCTCCTGGCCCGGCGGCCGCCGGGCGGGTGGTGTGCGGTGGACTGCGGATGTGCTTGGCCGCGGCGGCAGTTGAGCCTGGCCCGCGGTGCCGCCAGGACGAGCGCCGTGGCGGTTCGGATCAGACGAGCGCCTGGGCGGCGTCGACGTACTTGAGACCGTGCGCCTCGGCCACCGGGCGGTAAGTGACCTGGCCGCCCACGATGTTGATGCCGCGCTCGATGGCGGCGTCCGACTGCGCGGCGGCGGCGATCCCGTTGTTCGCGATGTTCAGAACGTACGGAAGCGTGACGTTGGTCAGCGCGTAGGTGGAGGTGTTCGGCACCGCGCCCGGCATGTTCGCGACGCAGTAGAAGACCGAGTTGTGCACGCGGTAGACCGGGTCGGCGTGGGTGGTCGCCCGGGAGTCCTCGAAGCAGCCGCCCTGGTCGATGGCGATGTCGACGAGGACCGACCCCGGCTTCATGCGCGAGACCAGTTCGTTGGAGATCAGCCTCGGCGCCCTGGCGCCCGGGACCAGCACCGCGCCGATGACCAGATCGGCGTCCAGAACCGCCGCCTCGACCTCGTACGCGTTGGAGGCGACGGTGGTGATCCGGCCCCCGTACATCCGGTCGGCGGCCCGGAGCTTGTCGATGTTCTTGTCGAGCAGCACCACATCGGCCCACATACCGGTGGCCACCGCCACCGCGTTCATCCCCGACACTCCGGCGCCGATCACGACGACCTTGGCGGGGCGGGTCCCCGATACGCCTCCCATGAGCACACCGCGTCCCCCCGCCGCCCGGGTCAGGTGGTGGGCGCCGGCCTGCGGCGCCAGCCGGCCGGCCACCTCGGACATCGGGAAGAGCAGTGGCAGCGAGCCGTCCACCGCCTGCACCGTCTCGTACGCCACCCCGGTGATCCCGGATTCCAGCATCGCGTCGGTGCACTCCTTGGAGGCCGCCAGATGCAGGTAGGTGAACAGGGTCTGGTCGGCACGCATGCGGTGGTACTCCTCCGCGACGGGCTCCTTGACCTTCAGCACCAGCGCCGAGTCCGCCCAGACCTCGTCGGCGGTCGGCACGATCGTGGCGCCCGCCCTGACGTAGTCGGCATCCGCGATCGACGAGCCGGTGCCGGCGTCCTTCTCGACCTGGACGGAGTGGCCGGCCCGGACCAGCTCATGGACGCCGGGGGGAGTGATGGCCACCCGGTACTCGTGGTTCTTGACCTCGCGCGGAATCCCGATCTTCACGATGATCTCCCCTCGGTGATGCGGGGCGCCTGCGGCTCGTGCCGGAGCGCCTGAGCCGTGCCGGACAGACCCGGAGAACGGCTGAACTCGCAGTACGGACGGGTGCCCCGACCGGGCACACCGTGCTGAGTGCACCACCAGAGTGCCGACCGGCTGGTCCGGGGGAAAGCGCCAGTTCTGCCCCGTCCGACAGGTCCAGCACGGAAACGGAATGCCGGCATCTCACCCGGTCCGACCTCTGGAGTAAAGGCTGTTGTACGGCTACGCTCCCGGTCAGCTGGTACCCCCGAGCGGCCCGGAAGCGGCCTGCCGGATGGGGACAGCGGAGTACCGCGCCCGGGGCCCGGCCCGGTGGGCCGCGCGCGGCCCACGTGATCCGCAGGAGGCGCGTATGCCACGTACATTGATCGAGATCGACCGGACGTCGGGGGAGCCGCTCTACCGGCAGATCCGCAAAGCGCTCGAACACGGCATCGCCGTCGGCACCATCGACGCCGAGCGGAGGCTGCCCTCGTCGCGAGAGCTGGCCCGGGAGCTGAGCCTGTCCCGCAACACCGTCAACGCGGCCTACCAGGAGCTGGTCGCCGAGGGGTTCGTGGAGAGCCGCGAACGGCAGGGGATCTTCGTCAACCGCGAGATGCGCCCCTACTGCGCGGTGGAGGAGCGCCCGCCGGCCGAACGCTTCGACTGGGGGGCGCGGCTGCGCGGCCACCCCGAGGACCGGCTGCCGCACATCGAGAAGCTGCCCGACTGGGCCGACTACCCCTATCCTTTCCTCGCCGGGCAGGTGGACCTGCGGGCCTTTCCCGCCCGTGACTGGTCCAGAGCGCTCAACGAGGCCCTCTACCAGCCGCACGCCCAGTACAGCCTCCAGGACAGCATCGCCGCCGACGACCCGCTGCTGGTCGAGATGCTCTGCCGCCAACTGCTGCCCGCGCGCGGGGTGGAGGCCGCACCGGACGAGGTCCTGGTGACCGTGGGTTCCCAGCAGGGGCTCGACCTGCTGAGCCGGGCCCTGCTGGGGACCGGCTCGACCGTGGCCGTGGAGGACCCCGGCTATCTGGACGCCCGGCACATCTTCGTACGGGCCGGGGCCCGGCTGCTCCCGCTGCCGGTCACCTCCGCCGGGGTCGTCCCGCCGGCCGGTCTGGCCGGGGTGGACCTGCTGCATGTGACGCCGTCCCACCACCATCCGACCAACGTCACACTGAGCATCGGACGGCGCAGGGAACTCCTCTCGCTGGTACGGGAGAGCGGCACGGTCATCGTCGAGGACGACTACGACAGCGAGTTCCGCTACCAGGGCAGCCCGACGCCCGCACTGAAGGGACTGGACAGCACCGGCCAGGTCGTCTATCTGGGCACGTTCTCGAAGTTCCTGGCACCCGGACTGCGCATGGGGTACGTGGTGGCTTCCCGTGAACTCATCAGGGAACTGCGGGACTTGCGGCGCTACTCCGTACGGCATCCGTCCGGGCACATCCAGCGCGCCCTCGCGCTGCTCATCCAGTCCGGTGAGTACCACCGCGCCGTACGCCGCTACCGGGGCCAGCTGATGCGCAAGTGGGAGGCCGTCACCGCCGCCGTCAACACCCATCTGCCCTGGCACACCACGCCGTCGCCGGGCGGGGTGAGCCTGTGGATGACCGGGCCCCGCGAACTGGACTGCCGCAGGCTGGTGGAGCTGGCTCAGCGGCGCGGTGTGCTCATCGAGCGCGGCGACATCTACTTCCTCTCGGGGCAGCCGCCGCTGAACCACTTCCGGATCGGCTTCGCGGCCCCGCAGGTACGCGCGATCGACCCGGGCATCAGCATTCTGGGCGGCCTGGTGGAGCGGATGCTGGCGGGGGCTTAGGGGCTGTCCAGACCTTCAACCTGTCCTATTGATCTTGATGTGACCTGCCTGCGCTCGGCACCCGAAGCGCATGGAACACCAGCACCGAGAGATCGTCCTCGACCGGCGTGTTGCCGAAGTCGTGCGCCGCCTGCCGCACCCGTTCCGCTACGGCCTCGGCGCCCAGCCCGGCACACTCTCGCAGTACCTCGGCCAGACCGTCGTCATCGTCGAACTGCCAGTTTCCGCTCCGGCGTTCGGTGACGCCGTCGGTCACGCACAGCAGCGTCTCGCCGGGTGCCAGGATGAAGTCGGTAGCGTTGAACTCGGTGCCTTCGACAATCCCGAGGAGCATCTGGGGGTCCGTCGCCGGCTCGACCGAACCGGCGACGGACAAGTGCAGCGGCAATGGATGTCCGGCACTGGCTACCGTGCAGTTGGCGCCACCCATATCGGGGCGGATCTCAAGCTCCCCGTACAGCAGGCTCAGAAAGCGCGGCCTCGCCTGCTCGCCGCCGAGTGCCACCGCCTCCTCGCTCTCCTCTGCCAAGGCCGTGTTCAGCCGGCTGAGTACCGACGCGACGCCGTGGCCCTCCCGGGCGAGCAGCCTCACCAGATGCCGAGCCAGGCCGGTGACGGACATCGCCTCCGGATCCTTGCCCTGCACGTCCCCCAGGAGGAAGCACCAGCGGCGGTCTCCCATCGGGAACAGGTCGTAGAAGTCGCCGCCGACAGTCTGGCCCTCGCCGTGCGGCTCGTAGACGATCGCCGTTTCGACGCCGGGGATGCTGGCGAGGGAAAGGGGCAGCTGGCCGCGCTGGAGCGCCTGGCTGATGGTGGCCTGTTGCGTATACCGGCGGGCCGTGACAACCGCCTGGGCCACCCGCCGTGCCAGGTGCTCCACCATCTGCGCCACTGCGTCGGTCATCTGCAGATGTCCCTCCCGGCCGAGCAGCAACACGCCCAGGCTGGCACCGCCCGCGAGGAG
This genomic interval carries:
- the pdxR gene encoding MocR-like pyridoxine biosynthesis transcription factor PdxR; translated protein: MPRTLIEIDRTSGEPLYRQIRKALEHGIAVGTIDAERRLPSSRELARELSLSRNTVNAAYQELVAEGFVESRERQGIFVNREMRPYCAVEERPPAERFDWGARLRGHPEDRLPHIEKLPDWADYPYPFLAGQVDLRAFPARDWSRALNEALYQPHAQYSLQDSIAADDPLLVEMLCRQLLPARGVEAAPDEVLVTVGSQQGLDLLSRALLGTGSTVAVEDPGYLDARHIFVRAGARLLPLPVTSAGVVPPAGLAGVDLLHVTPSHHHPTNVTLSIGRRRELLSLVRESGTVIVEDDYDSEFRYQGSPTPALKGLDSTGQVVYLGTFSKFLAPGLRMGYVVASRELIRELRDLRRYSVRHPSGHIQRALALLIQSGEYHRAVRRYRGQLMRKWEAVTAAVNTHLPWHTTPSPGGVSLWMTGPRELDCRRLVELAQRRGVLIERGDIYFLSGQPPLNHFRIGFAAPQVRAIDPGISILGGLVERMLAGA
- a CDS encoding aspartate aminotransferase family protein, with protein sequence MTTESAFRARAQRHLGQHFTRQDVWQSDELPVFVRGEGCYLYDEQGRRFLDGLAGLFCVNMGHSRGDIVTAATRQMETLAYSTNWGAAHPPAVEAASLIAELAPGDLDVTWFVNSGSEAVETAIKFARQYHRSQGHSERTKIISRDMSYHGVTLGALSVTGLPKIRDPFLPLLPGIRHVPNTLGHTGDCGPADELECVRAIEAAILEEGPETVAAVFAEPVQNGRGALVPPDGYWRELRRICDRYGVLLVADEVICSFGRLGHWFGSGYFGVVPDMITFAKGSTSGYAPLGGMIAREPLVRGLYEAPGGGTFTHGATWGGHPVSTAVAVANITAMRDEKVLENVGSLGPELRAGLDEIKRRHRVVKDVRGMGFFYAVEFTADRDSGRELSPEQSQKVLREVLPQAFRKTGVILRPDDRGATMLMISPPLVADREVLDELLAAVDVMVGDVEKSVTG
- a CDS encoding SpoIIE family protein phosphatase produces the protein MGPVPSRTDESVSRTSLPSNALAAGGARRFVRSVLAGRTAAAAVPERIVDDALLLVSELVTNAVMHAGTDIEVVCRLETRQAPPAPAAPERAGTGAGSPAPGERMGVVVEVADRHPSSVVRAPMDAQRRGRGVGLQLVSALAESWGVTYRHTEKAVWFRLENTKEEPEFAGLLTSATPAEPRVVEPPAPLGDRRGSTAEWSDRGGPSFLDETSELLAGQLDEDLVAALAGQLLVPRLADWCGVWLSTDAGGMRLSRVWHADERRIRALRHDLEKDQPPDRVRTTAVPWPWPESADTSGSGGVALAFPLLAGGASLGVLLLGREGHLQMTDAVAQMVEHLARRVAQAVVTARRYTQQATISQALQRGQLPLSLASIPGVETAIVYEPHGEGQTVGGDFYDLFPMGDRRWCFLLGDVQGKDPEAMSVTGLARHLVRLLAREGHGVASVLSRLNTALAEESEEAVALGGEQARPRFLSLLYGELEIRPDMGGANCTVASAGHPLPLHLSVAGSVEPATDPQMLLGIVEGTEFNATDFILAPGETLLCVTDGVTERRSGNWQFDDDDGLAEVLRECAGLGAEAVAERVRQAAHDFGNTPVEDDLSVLVFHALRVPSAGRSHQDQ
- the ald gene encoding alanine dehydrogenase — translated: MKIGIPREVKNHEYRVAITPPGVHELVRAGHSVQVEKDAGTGSSIADADYVRAGATIVPTADEVWADSALVLKVKEPVAEEYHRMRADQTLFTYLHLAASKECTDAMLESGITGVAYETVQAVDGSLPLLFPMSEVAGRLAPQAGAHHLTRAAGGRGVLMGGVSGTRPAKVVVIGAGVSGMNAVAVATGMWADVVLLDKNIDKLRAADRMYGGRITTVASNAYEVEAAVLDADLVIGAVLVPGARAPRLISNELVSRMKPGSVLVDIAIDQGGCFEDSRATTHADPVYRVHNSVFYCVANMPGAVPNTSTYALTNVTLPYVLNIANNGIAAAAQSDAAIERGINIVGGQVTYRPVAEAHGLKYVDAAQALV